A genomic segment from Flavobacterium litorale encodes:
- a CDS encoding LemA family protein codes for MKKWIGWIILAVLVLIVIFSYNGLVGVRADAKTAWADVESSYQRRNDLIGNLVNTVKGAADFERGTLTDVIEARAKATSVNIDPTNITPEQLAQFQQAQGNVSSALSRLLVTVERYPDLKANQNFLALQSQLEGTENRINVARDRYNEAVNKYDKKKHSFPNVLFANILGFEDMARFKADEGAEKAPEVQFDFN; via the coding sequence ATGAAAAAGTGGATTGGATGGATTATACTTGCAGTATTAGTATTAATAGTAATTTTTTCGTACAACGGTTTAGTAGGCGTAAGAGCCGATGCTAAAACAGCATGGGCAGATGTAGAGAGTAGCTACCAACGCAGAAACGACCTTATTGGTAATTTAGTAAATACCGTTAAGGGAGCTGCCGATTTTGAGCGTGGTACACTTACCGATGTTATAGAGGCACGAGCAAAAGCTACTTCGGTTAATATTGATCCTACCAATATTACACCAGAGCAATTAGCACAATTCCAGCAGGCGCAAGGTAATGTATCAAGTGCATTATCTAGGCTTTTGGTAACGGTAGAGCGTTATCCTGACCTTAAAGCGAACCAAAACTTTTTGGCATTACAGTCGCAATTGGAAGGAACGGAAAACAGAATTAATGTAGCGCGTGACCGTTATAACGAAGCAGTAAACAAATACGATAAAAAGAAACATAGTTTTCCAAATGTGTTGTTTGCCAACATATTAGGTTTTGAAGACATGGCGCGCTTTAAAGCTGACGAAGGTGCAGAGAAAGCACCAGAAGTGCAATTTGATTTCAACTAA
- a CDS encoding MerR family transcriptional regulator, translating into MHLDLPEKRYYSIGELAKAFGVNASLIRFWDKEFTILKPKKNAKGNRMFTPEDVKNLQLIYHLVKERGFTLEGAKIHLKEGQKKTMDKFEIIRKLEAVKTVLHNIKNEL; encoded by the coding sequence ATGCATTTAGATTTACCCGAAAAACGATATTACAGTATAGGTGAGCTTGCCAAAGCTTTTGGCGTAAACGCATCGTTAATACGCTTTTGGGATAAGGAGTTTACCATACTTAAACCCAAAAAAAATGCTAAGGGTAACCGTATGTTTACACCCGAAGATGTAAAAAACCTGCAACTAATTTACCATTTGGTTAAGGAGCGGGGTTTTACCCTAGAAGGTGCTAAAATACATTTGAAAGAAGGACAGAAAAAGACAATGGATAAATTCGAGATTATTCGTAAATTAGAAGCTGTAAAAACAGTATTACATAATATTAAAAACGAACTTTAA
- a CDS encoding M23 family metallopeptidase, producing MSKVKYYYDSETLSYHKVRVKKGKKIGVGLLFIVASALFGFLCFIVLLNTPYFETPKDKLQAREIENMKIRYEVLNRKMDQVDEVLASIAERDNNLYRTYFNTSPIPEEQRKAGFGGVNRYKGLEGYNNSDIIIKTTKRLDVISKELVVQSKSLEEIAKLAKDREKLLAAIPAIQPVKNEDLKRLASGFGYRSDPFTKIRKFHAGMDFTAKTGTPIYATGDGVVRRADNKASGYGNHIVIKHGFGYETLYAHLSKYNVRVGKKVKRGDVIGYVGSTGRSEGPHLHYEVHKGGKAINPINFYYGTISAKEYVLISKLANQENQSLD from the coding sequence ATGTCTAAGGTAAAATATTATTACGATTCAGAAACGTTGTCCTACCATAAGGTAAGGGTAAAAAAAGGCAAAAAAATAGGTGTTGGGCTACTGTTTATAGTAGCTTCGGCACTGTTTGGCTTTCTGTGTTTTATAGTATTATTAAATACCCCTTATTTTGAAACGCCTAAAGATAAGTTGCAGGCACGCGAAATTGAAAACATGAAGATTCGTTATGAGGTATTAAACCGTAAAATGGATCAGGTTGATGAGGTTTTGGCAAGTATAGCGGAGCGTGATAATAATTTGTATCGCACGTATTTTAACACATCGCCCATACCAGAAGAGCAACGTAAGGCAGGTTTTGGAGGGGTAAACCGTTACAAAGGTTTAGAGGGGTACAACAACTCGGATATAATTATAAAAACCACTAAACGGCTTGATGTAATCTCCAAAGAGTTGGTGGTACAATCCAAATCGTTAGAAGAAATAGCCAAGCTGGCAAAAGACAGAGAAAAGCTGCTTGCAGCCATACCTGCCATACAGCCTGTTAAAAACGAAGATTTAAAACGTCTTGCATCGGGTTTTGGGTACAGGAGCGACCCATTTACCAAAATACGTAAGTTTCATGCGGGTATGGACTTTACTGCTAAAACAGGTACCCCTATATACGCAACGGGAGATGGCGTAGTGCGCCGTGCCGATAACAAGGCTTCGGGCTATGGCAACCATATTGTTATAAAACATGGTTTTGGTTACGAAACGTTATATGCCCACCTTAGCAAGTATAATGTTAGGGTTGGTAAAAAGGTAAAACGTGGCGATGTAATAGGCTACGTAGGGAGTACAGGTCGATCCGAAGGACCGCACTTGCACTACGAGGTACACAAGGGTGGAAAGGCTATTAACCCTATTAATTTTTATTACGGTACTATTTCGGCTAAAGAGTATGTTTTAATCTCTAAATTAGCTAACCAAGAAAACCAATCGCTTGACTAA
- the alaS gene encoding alanine--tRNA ligase: protein MKSRDIRKQFLDFFQDKGHLIVPSAPIVTKDDPTLMFNNSGMAQFKEYFLGNATPKSNRITDSQKCLRVSGKHNDLEDVGFDTYHHTMFEMLGNWSFGDYFKKEAINWAWELLTEVYKIPKDILYVTVYEGSEEDKVPFDQEAYDIWKALIGEDRILTGNKKDNFWEMGDQGPCGPCSEIHVDIRSDAEKAKVSGRDLINADHPQVVEIWNNVFMEFNRKADKSLEALPSRHVDTGMGFERLCMVLQGVQSNYDTDVFTPLIKKVEQLTGKHYKSKADNDAEEKANIAIRVVADHVRAVAFAIADGQLPSNTGAGYVIRRILRRAIRYGFTFLDKKEPFIYELVAVLSEQMGEFFPEIKAQQSLVTNVIKEEEASFLRTLEQGLQLLENVVLQTEGNEVSGAKVFELYDTFGFPEDLTALILKEKGFNYDKAAFNAELKKQKDRSRAAGEVATDDWNIVIDNANETFVGYDQLENEVKITRFRKVKSKKEGTLYQLVLDSTPFYPEGGGQVGDNGILVTPNETIAVIDTKKENNLILHITKKLPDNVNATFTAKVDGTLRSKSASNHTATHLLHLALRTVLGTHVEQKGSLVSPNYLRFDFSHFAKVTDDELQQVEHFVNERIQEHLPLIERRSIPFQEAIAEGALALFGEKYGDNVRAIKFGDSMELCGGTHVNNTADIWHFKIKSEGAVAAGIRRIEAITNQAVKAYFATQEETLNEVKLALKNPQDTLKAVTSLQDENAKLKKQVEALLKDKAKNLKGELAKEIEEINGVKFLAKQVDLDATGAKDLVYELGNLGDNLFLLLATAQNDKPMLTCYISKELVAEKGLNAGQVVRELGKYIQGGGGGQPFFATAGGKNINGINEALAAAKNFINK from the coding sequence ATGAAATCGAGGGATATTAGAAAGCAGTTTTTAGATTTTTTCCAAGATAAAGGACACTTAATTGTTCCTTCAGCACCCATTGTAACCAAAGACGACCCTACCCTAATGTTTAACAATTCGGGTATGGCACAGTTTAAAGAATATTTTTTGGGGAATGCAACACCAAAAAGCAATCGTATTACCGATTCGCAAAAATGCCTGCGTGTTTCGGGTAAACATAACGATTTAGAGGATGTTGGTTTTGATACCTACCACCACACCATGTTTGAGATGCTGGGTAACTGGAGTTTTGGCGATTATTTTAAAAAAGAGGCTATTAATTGGGCTTGGGAACTACTAACCGAAGTATATAAAATTCCGAAAGACATACTGTACGTAACCGTATATGAAGGCAGCGAGGAAGATAAAGTTCCGTTTGACCAAGAGGCATACGATATTTGGAAGGCACTTATAGGTGAAGACCGTATACTGACAGGAAACAAAAAAGACAATTTTTGGGAAATGGGCGACCAAGGACCTTGCGGACCTTGCTCGGAAATTCATGTAGATATTCGTTCTGATGCAGAAAAAGCAAAAGTTTCGGGTAGAGATCTGATTAATGCCGACCACCCACAAGTTGTAGAGATTTGGAATAATGTATTTATGGAGTTTAACCGTAAAGCCGATAAATCGTTAGAGGCATTGCCATCGCGCCACGTAGATACGGGTATGGGCTTTGAAAGGCTTTGTATGGTATTACAAGGGGTACAAAGTAATTACGATACTGATGTGTTTACACCGCTAATTAAAAAAGTAGAACAACTTACAGGCAAACACTACAAAAGCAAGGCAGACAACGATGCCGAAGAAAAAGCAAATATTGCTATACGTGTGGTGGCAGACCACGTGCGTGCTGTTGCCTTTGCTATTGCCGATGGGCAATTACCTAGTAATACGGGTGCAGGTTACGTTATCCGTAGGATATTGCGCCGTGCCATACGTTATGGGTTTACCTTTTTAGATAAAAAAGAACCTTTTATTTACGAGCTTGTAGCTGTACTTAGTGAGCAAATGGGCGAATTTTTCCCAGAAATAAAAGCGCAACAAAGCCTTGTTACCAATGTAATTAAAGAAGAAGAAGCTTCTTTCTTACGTACCCTAGAGCAAGGACTACAATTATTGGAAAATGTAGTGCTGCAAACCGAAGGCAACGAAGTATCGGGAGCTAAAGTATTTGAATTATACGATACTTTTGGTTTTCCAGAAGACCTTACGGCACTCATCTTAAAAGAAAAAGGATTTAATTATGATAAAGCAGCTTTTAATGCTGAGTTAAAGAAGCAAAAAGACCGTTCGCGCGCTGCTGGCGAAGTAGCTACCGACGATTGGAATATTGTTATAGATAATGCTAATGAGACCTTTGTAGGCTACGACCAACTGGAAAATGAAGTGAAAATTACCCGTTTCCGTAAAGTAAAATCTAAAAAAGAAGGTACACTATACCAACTCGTATTGGACAGTACGCCTTTTTACCCCGAAGGTGGCGGGCAGGTAGGCGATAATGGTATTTTGGTTACACCCAACGAAACCATAGCTGTTATTGATACCAAAAAGGAGAACAACCTTATACTGCACATTACCAAAAAATTACCCGATAATGTTAATGCTACATTTACTGCAAAGGTAGATGGTACGTTACGAAGTAAATCAGCAAGTAACCACACTGCTACACACTTACTGCATTTAGCATTGCGCACTGTTTTGGGTACACACGTAGAGCAAAAAGGCTCGTTAGTAAGCCCTAACTATTTGCGTTTCGATTTTTCGCATTTTGCTAAAGTTACCGATGATGAACTACAACAGGTAGAGCATTTTGTAAACGAAAGAATACAAGAACATTTACCACTAATTGAACGTAGAAGCATTCCGTTTCAAGAAGCAATAGCCGAGGGCGCTTTAGCATTATTTGGCGAAAAATATGGCGATAATGTACGCGCCATAAAGTTCGGCGATAGTATGGAACTTTGTGGAGGCACACACGTAAATAATACTGCCGATATATGGCACTTTAAAATAAAAAGCGAAGGTGCTGTTGCAGCAGGTATTCGCCGTATCGAAGCCATAACAAACCAAGCCGTAAAAGCGTATTTTGCTACACAAGAAGAAACACTTAACGAAGTAAAATTAGCCCTTAAAAACCCTCAGGACACTTTAAAAGCAGTAACCTCTTTGCAGGATGAAAATGCCAAGTTAAAAAAACAGGTAGAAGCGCTACTAAAAGATAAAGCTAAAAATCTAAAAGGAGAATTAGCAAAAGAAATTGAAGAAATAAACGGTGTTAAATTTCTTGCCAAACAAGTAGACCTTGATGCTACAGGTGCTAAAGATTTGGTTTACGAACTCGGCAATTTAGGCGATAACCTGTTTTTACTACTGGCTACAGCACAAAACGATAAGCCTATGCTCACTTGCTACATATCTAAGGAGCTAGTTGCCGAAAAAGGGCTCAACGCAGGGCAAGTAGTCCGCGAATTGGGTAAATACATACAAGGTGGTGGCGGTGGTCAGCCGTTTTTTGCTACAGCAGGTGGTAAAAACATCAATGGTATTAATGAAGCATTGGCAGCAGCGAAAAACTTTATAAACAAATAA
- a CDS encoding GSCFA domain-containing protein produces MQFRTQIPITKSSHSIGYNSKIVSLGSCFAVNMGEKLNYFKFRNTINPFGILFHPLAIEKFIGYTLQQKQFTEADIFYHNERWHCFDAHSDLSNPDKNVLLQNLTIATTTTRLALQQASHSIITLGTAWVYRHKESGNIVANCHKVPQKEFTKALLSVTAIKESLEKTMALVREVNPKIKFVFTVSPVRHIKDGFVENQWSKANLIAALHEVLTTPPSGADGLYFPSYEIMMDELRDYRFYESDMIHPNNIAIDYIWERFTETYIEETTQAMMKEVNTIQKGLLHRPFNPDSEEHKAFQEKLKQRSANLHAKYPTIIFE; encoded by the coding sequence ATGCAATTCAGAACCCAAATACCTATTACAAAAAGTAGTCATAGTATTGGTTACAATTCAAAAATAGTGTCTTTGGGTTCTTGTTTTGCGGTAAATATGGGCGAAAAGCTCAACTACTTTAAATTCAGGAATACCATAAACCCATTCGGTATATTGTTCCACCCATTAGCTATAGAAAAGTTTATTGGCTACACTCTGCAACAAAAGCAATTTACCGAAGCTGATATTTTTTACCATAACGAACGTTGGCATTGCTTTGATGCGCACAGCGATTTAAGTAATCCAGATAAAAATGTACTGCTTCAAAACCTTACTATAGCAACTACAACTACTCGGTTGGCATTACAACAAGCCTCGCACAGTATTATTACATTAGGTACGGCATGGGTGTATCGGCACAAAGAATCGGGGAATATTGTAGCCAATTGCCATAAAGTACCGCAAAAAGAGTTTACTAAAGCACTACTTTCGGTTACTGCTATAAAAGAAAGCCTCGAAAAAACTATGGCTTTAGTTAGAGAAGTTAATCCAAAAATAAAATTCGTTTTTACGGTTTCACCCGTGCGGCATATCAAAGATGGTTTTGTAGAGAACCAATGGAGTAAAGCCAACCTTATAGCTGCTTTACATGAGGTATTAACAACTCCCCCTTCGGGGGCTGACGGGCTTTATTTCCCGTCGTATGAAATTATGATGGATGAGCTACGCGACTATCGTTTTTACGAATCCGATATGATTCACCCCAATAATATTGCTATTGATTACATCTGGGAACGTTTTACCGAAACTTATATTGAAGAAACCACCCAAGCCATGATGAAAGAAGTTAACACCATACAAAAAGGGTTACTTCATCGTCCTTTTAACCCTGATTCGGAAGAACATAAAGCTTTTCAGGAAAAACTGAAGCAGCGTTCTGCTAACCTACATGCTAAATATCCTACTATTATTTTTGAATAA
- a CDS encoding GbsR/MarR family transcriptional regulator — MEFSEAKNKFVQTWGALGSQWGINKTMAQIHALLMVAPEALSMEDIMEELQISRGNASMNLRALMDWGIVFKEYKAGERKEFFIAEKDLDELAVKIAQERSKREIKPALRVLKDVSTGVKNDKSVEAKHFTNQTAKLYDFVLKADNMIEKVTEFKDNWIGRLVTKIMK, encoded by the coding sequence ATGGAATTCAGCGAAGCAAAAAATAAGTTTGTACAAACGTGGGGCGCATTAGGCTCGCAATGGGGCATTAATAAAACCATGGCACAAATACATGCTTTGCTTATGGTAGCTCCTGAAGCATTATCAATGGAAGATATTATGGAAGAGTTACAAATATCGCGTGGTAATGCAAGTATGAACTTGCGTGCTTTAATGGATTGGGGCATTGTGTTTAAAGAATATAAAGCGGGCGAACGTAAAGAGTTTTTTATTGCCGAGAAAGACCTTGATGAACTAGCGGTAAAAATAGCACAAGAACGTAGTAAAAGAGAAATTAAACCCGCACTTAGGGTACTAAAGGATGTATCTACAGGTGTAAAAAATGATAAATCGGTAGAAGCAAAGCACTTTACCAACCAAACGGCAAAGCTTTACGATTTTGTATTAAAAGCTGATAATATGATTGAGAAAGTAACTGAGTTTAAAGATAATTGGATAGGCAGATTGGTTACGAAAATTATGAAGTAA
- a CDS encoding TIGR01777 family oxidoreductase, with product MKKLIVAAGTGFLGQVLINHFKNKVAEIVILTRSKTLQENNIRYVHWDAKTLTGWETELEGADVLINLAGKSVDCRYNAQNKNEIIASRVDSTAILNKAVLQCTNPPKHWLNSSTATIYRNSENKQMDEFTGEIGHDFSMNVAKMWESTFFQVATPKTKKTVLRTSIVLGKNGGAYPTLKKLAQLGFGGKQGSGKQYVSWIHEHDFARAVAFVIDKELEGEINIVSPTPTKNKNFMALLRRSVNMPIGIPVSKPLLKMGAMLIGTETELVLKSRNVIPTRLHNEGFKFTYNNLQEALQNLIS from the coding sequence ATGAAAAAACTAATCGTTGCAGCAGGAACAGGTTTTTTAGGACAAGTGCTTATAAACCATTTTAAAAATAAAGTAGCTGAAATTGTAATCCTGACCCGTAGCAAAACCTTACAGGAAAACAATATACGCTATGTACATTGGGATGCCAAAACCTTAACAGGATGGGAGACCGAATTGGAGGGCGCCGATGTACTCATTAATCTTGCAGGAAAATCGGTAGATTGCCGTTACAACGCGCAAAATAAAAACGAAATAATAGCATCGCGAGTAGATAGTACTGCAATACTCAATAAAGCCGTACTACAGTGCACCAATCCGCCTAAACATTGGCTCAACTCTTCTACTGCTACTATTTATCGGAATAGCGAAAACAAACAAATGGATGAGTTTACAGGCGAAATCGGTCATGATTTCTCTATGAATGTTGCCAAAATGTGGGAGAGTACTTTTTTTCAGGTAGCAACACCTAAAACTAAAAAAACAGTACTCCGAACTTCGATTGTATTGGGCAAAAACGGTGGAGCTTATCCAACATTAAAAAAATTAGCACAACTTGGTTTTGGTGGTAAGCAAGGTAGTGGTAAACAATACGTAAGCTGGATTCACGAACATGATTTTGCCCGTGCTGTAGCTTTTGTAATTGATAAAGAACTGGAAGGCGAGATTAACATCGTATCGCCCACTCCAACAAAAAATAAAAACTTCATGGCGCTATTAAGGCGTAGTGTAAACATGCCAATAGGCATACCTGTTAGCAAACCACTATTAAAAATGGGGGCAATGCTTATAGGTACTGAAACAGAATTAGTACTAAAAAGCCGTAACGTTATCCCTACCCGATTACACAATGAAGGTTTTAAGTTTACATATAATAACCTACAAGAAGCTTTACAAAACCTTATAAGTTAG
- the gcvP gene encoding aminomethyl-transferring glycine dehydrogenase, whose translation MRTDAFALRHIGPRENDLQEMLDTIGAESMEQLIYETLPDDIRLKEPLQLDPAMTEYEYMNHIRELGAKNKIYKSYIGLGYHTTIVPAPIQRNIFENPGWYTAYTPYQAEIAQGRLEALLNFQTTIIELTGMEIANASLLDESTAAAEAMALLFDVRTREQKKSNANKFFVSEELLPQTLSVLETRSAPIGVELVVGNHEEFDFSEDYFGALLQYPGKYGQVYDYGSFIANAKQNEIKVAVAADILSLVKLTPPGEMGADVVIGSTQRFGIPMGYGGPHAAYFATKTAYKRSMPGRIIGVTIDANGNRALRMALQTREQHIKREKATSNICTAQVLLAVMAGMYAVYHGPKGLNYIADKIHRSAVTTAEALNELGVFQANTSFFDTIVVKTDVAKVQAAAEAKSINFYYIDRETVSISFNEATSLKDINDIVGIFAEAIERDIDPITELSNATSIPSQIQRTTDFLSHEVFNKYHSETALMRYIKKLERRDLALNHSMISLGSCTMKLNAAAEMLPLSLPYWNSIHPFAPIEQAEGYQIMLKKLEEQLNVITGFAGTTLQPNSGAQGEYAGLMVIRAYHHANGDTNRDIALIPASAHGTNPASATMAGMKVVVTKTSENGNIDVDDLRAKAEQYKDRLSCLMVTYPSTHGVYEASIKEITKIIHDNGGQVYMDGANMNAQVGITNPATIGADVCHLNLHKTFAIPHGGGGPGVGPICVAEHLAPFLPTNPIVPTGGGNAITAISGAPWGSALVCLISYGYITMLGEEGLTNSTKYAILNANYIKEKLKGHYQTLYTGEMGRAAHEMIIECRPFKQKGIEVTDIAKRLMDYGFHAPTVSFPVAGTMMIEPTESENLEELDRFCEAMIAIREEIEAVNADDKNNVLKNAPHTLDMLTSDEWLLPYTREKAAFPLDYIADNKFWPAVRRVDDAYGDRNLICSCAPIEAYMES comes from the coding sequence ATGAGAACAGATGCTTTTGCTTTGAGACACATTGGTCCGAGAGAAAACGATTTGCAAGAGATGTTGGACACCATAGGTGCAGAATCTATGGAACAACTAATATACGAAACACTGCCTGATGATATCCGTTTAAAGGAGCCTTTACAACTAGATCCTGCCATGACGGAATATGAGTATATGAACCATATACGTGAGCTAGGCGCAAAAAATAAAATATACAAATCATACATAGGTTTAGGCTACCACACTACCATTGTACCTGCTCCTATACAACGTAATATATTCGAAAACCCAGGGTGGTATACTGCCTATACACCCTACCAAGCCGAGATAGCACAGGGACGCTTAGAGGCGTTACTTAACTTCCAGACCACTATTATTGAATTAACAGGTATGGAAATTGCCAATGCTTCGTTACTAGACGAAAGTACGGCTGCTGCCGAAGCTATGGCGTTGTTATTTGATGTTCGTACACGCGAGCAAAAAAAGAGTAATGCAAATAAATTCTTCGTATCAGAAGAATTATTACCACAAACACTTTCGGTATTAGAAACACGCTCTGCTCCTATCGGTGTAGAACTTGTTGTAGGAAATCATGAAGAGTTTGATTTTTCCGAGGACTACTTTGGAGCATTGCTACAGTATCCAGGAAAATACGGGCAAGTATACGATTACGGAAGTTTTATTGCAAACGCAAAGCAAAACGAAATAAAAGTAGCAGTAGCTGCCGATATATTAAGTCTTGTTAAGCTAACGCCTCCTGGAGAAATGGGTGCAGACGTTGTAATTGGCTCTACCCAGCGCTTTGGTATACCTATGGGCTACGGCGGACCTCACGCAGCTTATTTTGCTACAAAAACAGCCTACAAACGTAGTATGCCCGGCAGAATTATTGGGGTAACTATAGATGCCAACGGTAACCGTGCGTTACGTATGGCACTACAAACCAGAGAGCAACACATAAAACGCGAAAAAGCAACATCTAACATCTGTACGGCACAAGTGCTACTTGCTGTTATGGCAGGTATGTATGCTGTATACCATGGTCCTAAAGGGCTTAATTATATTGCCGATAAAATACACCGCTCGGCAGTAACCACAGCCGAAGCTCTTAACGAGCTAGGCGTATTCCAAGCCAATACATCGTTTTTTGATACAATTGTTGTTAAAACCGATGTAGCCAAAGTACAGGCAGCAGCCGAAGCAAAATCCATTAACTTTTATTACATCGACAGAGAAACGGTTTCGATTTCATTTAACGAAGCTACTTCACTAAAAGACATAAACGATATTGTTGGAATTTTTGCCGAAGCAATAGAGCGCGATATCGACCCTATAACAGAATTATCTAACGCAACATCAATTCCTAGCCAAATACAGCGTACTACCGATTTCTTAAGCCATGAGGTATTCAACAAATACCACTCAGAAACCGCTTTAATGCGCTACATCAAAAAACTAGAGCGTCGTGATTTAGCCTTAAATCATTCTATGATTTCTTTAGGCTCCTGTACCATGAAGTTAAACGCTGCGGCAGAAATGTTACCATTAAGTTTACCGTACTGGAATAGCATTCACCCATTTGCCCCTATTGAGCAAGCAGAGGGTTACCAAATAATGCTTAAAAAGCTAGAAGAACAACTTAATGTAATTACAGGTTTTGCAGGCACTACCCTACAGCCCAACTCGGGTGCACAAGGTGAGTATGCAGGGTTAATGGTTATTAGGGCATACCATCATGCCAATGGCGATACAAACAGAGATATTGCCTTAATACCCGCATCGGCACATGGTACAAACCCAGCATCGGCTACTATGGCAGGGATGAAGGTTGTAGTTACCAAAACGTCCGAAAATGGTAATATTGATGTAGACGATTTACGTGCAAAAGCAGAGCAATATAAAGACAGACTATCGTGCCTAATGGTTACCTACCCATCTACGCACGGGGTGTACGAGGCGTCTATAAAAGAGATTACAAAAATAATACACGATAACGGTGGGCAAGTATACATGGATGGTGCTAACATGAATGCACAGGTTGGTATTACCAACCCTGCTACTATTGGTGCCGATGTTTGCCACCTTAACCTACACAAAACATTTGCCATACCACACGGTGGTGGTGGTCCTGGTGTTGGTCCTATTTGTGTTGCGGAGCACTTAGCGCCCTTTTTACCAACCAACCCAATAGTACCTACTGGCGGTGGTAATGCTATTACAGCCATATCGGGTGCGCCATGGGGGTCGGCATTAGTATGCTTAATCTCGTACGGTTATATTACCATGCTCGGCGAGGAGGGGCTTACCAACTCTACTAAGTATGCAATACTAAACGCCAACTATATTAAGGAAAAACTTAAAGGGCATTACCAAACGCTTTATACAGGCGAAATGGGAAGGGCAGCACACGAAATGATTATTGAGTGCCGACCATTTAAGCAAAAAGGCATAGAGGTTACTGATATTGCAAAACGATTAATGGATTATGGTTTCCATGCCCCTACAGTATCGTTCCCAGTAGCTGGTACAATGATGATAGAGCCAACAGAGAGCGAAAACCTAGAAGAACTAGACCGTTTTTGTGAAGCGATGATTGCCATTCGTGAAGAAATTGAAGCTGTTAACGCCGACGATAAAAACAATGTACTTAAAAATGCACCACATACCCTAGATATGCTAACCAGCGACGAATGGTTATTGCCTTATACTAGAGAAAAAGCGGCATTCCCATTAGATTATATAGCCGACAATAAATTTTGGCCAGCAGTACGACGGGTTGATGATGCTTATGGCGACAGAAACCTAATTTGTTCTTGCGCGCCAATTGAGGCGTATATGGAGAGTTAA
- a CDS encoding group III truncated hemoglobin — MKDIETRGDIELFMRSFYEAMLNDPAISYVFTDVAKIDLEAHLPHLTDFWEQTLLRKGTYRKNVLQIHLDLNDKERLTNEHFEVWLNHFTTTVDKLFQGKNTERIKTIALSVASVMKIKMYPQKH; from the coding sequence ATGAAAGACATCGAAACCAGAGGAGATATTGAGCTTTTTATGCGCTCGTTTTACGAGGCAATGCTTAACGACCCCGCCATTAGTTACGTATTTACTGATGTTGCAAAAATAGATTTAGAAGCTCATTTACCACACCTAACTGATTTTTGGGAACAAACGTTGCTGCGTAAAGGTACCTATCGTAAAAACGTACTCCAGATACATCTGGATTTGAATGATAAAGAGCGGTTAACAAACGAACATTTTGAGGTATGGCTCAATCATTTTACGACTACTGTAGATAAACTTTTTCAAGGCAAAAACACCGAGCGTATAAAAACAATAGCATTATCTGTAGCATCAGTTATGAAAATAAAGATGTATCCACAAAAACATTAA